The DNA window CAACTACACGACGTCCTCCGACGACTCCGGCACCGGCGTCGCCTACAGCTCGGAGAGCGCTCCGGGTGAGGCCGCCGCGCCGCGACCGGCCGCGATCGGCCCCGCTTCCGCGACGGGCCGCCGCAAGGAGGCCGTCGCGCGGGTCCGTCTGGTGCCCGGCACCGGCCAGTGGACGATCAACGGTCAGCCGCTCGACAAGTACTTCCCGAACAAGGTTCACCAGCAGCACGTCAACGAGCCGTTCGTGATCCTCGACCTCGAGGGCCGCTACGACGTCATCGCGCGCATCCACGGCGGCGGCGTGACCGGCCAGGCCGGCGCGCTGCGGCTCGGCATCGCGCGGTCGCTGAACGAGGTCGACCACGACACCAACCGGCCCCCGCTCAAGCGCGCCGGCATGCTGACGCGGGACGCGCGGGCCAAGGAACGGCGCAAGGCCGGTCTGAAGAAGGCTCGTAAGGCTCCTCAGTACTCGAAGCGTTGAGCGGCCGCTCCACGATGGGGCGACTGTTTGGTACGGACGGTGTACGTGGGCTCGCCAACGGCTTGCTCACGGCCGAGCTCGCGCTCGACCTGTCCGTTGCTGCCGCGCACGTCCTCGGTGAGGCCGGCGCGTTCGAGGGTCACCGCCCGACCGCTGTGGTCGGGCGCGATCCCCGCGCGTCGGGTGAGTTCCTCGAGGCCGCGGTCATCGCTGGCCTCGCCAGCGCCGGGGTGGACGTCGTACGGCTCGGCATCCTGCCCACGCCCGCGCTCGCGCACCTCACCGCGTACCTGAACGCCGACATCGGCGTGATGCTGTCCGCGTCGC is part of the Tenggerimyces flavus genome and encodes:
- the rpsI gene encoding 30S ribosomal protein S9, whose amino-acid sequence is MSDTTTDTPAAAPDVDTIDEDFSGNYTTSSDDSGTGVAYSSESAPGEAAAPRPAAIGPASATGRRKEAVARVRLVPGTGQWTINGQPLDKYFPNKVHQQHVNEPFVILDLEGRYDVIARIHGGGVTGQAGALRLGIARSLNEVDHDTNRPPLKRAGMLTRDARAKERRKAGLKKARKAPQYSKR